From uncultured Fibrobacter sp., one genomic window encodes:
- a CDS encoding VanZ family protein encodes MFESLFDKYPFFRAVPCVLCMAIIFKLSSMTMEQLEDLPHIWDKLAHFCEYATLAGCYAMLWSRNEWSKRQWLRVLIVGGLALLYGCTDEFHQSFVETRDSSVLDLVADLTGGLTGGVVYAIITRILNRFDPVPEKV; translated from the coding sequence ATGTTCGAATCGCTCTTTGACAAGTATCCGTTTTTCCGAGCCGTCCCCTGCGTGCTCTGCATGGCAATCATCTTTAAACTCTCCTCGATGACGATGGAGCAGCTTGAGGATCTTCCGCATATTTGGGACAAGCTGGCTCACTTTTGCGAATACGCAACGCTGGCTGGTTGCTATGCCATGCTCTGGAGTCGTAACGAATGGTCCAAGCGGCAGTGGCTACGCGTTTTGATTGTCGGGGGCCTTGCGCTCCTTTACGGATGTACCGACGAATTCCACCAGAGTTTTGTGGAAACCCGTGATAGCAGCGTACTGGACCTCGTGGCAGACCTGACGGGTGGACTCACGGGCGGTGTCGTTTACGCCATTATCACGCGAATCCTGAACCGCTTTGACCCCGTTCCGGAAAAAGTTTAA